In one window of Methanosarcina vacuolata Z-761 DNA:
- a CDS encoding valine--tRNA ligase — MTESEIPKEYNASEVEEKWMEKWDLSMYHFNWGEDPRPQYIIDTPPPYPTGNFHIGNALNWCYIDFVARYKRMRGYNVMFPQGWDCHGLPTEVKVEEIHKITKNQVPRAEFRKMCRELTTGNIDKMRKTMLRLGFSVDWSNEFITMDPSYFVKTQKSFVRMYNHDYIYHEEHPVNWCPRCETAIAFAEVEYETRQTKLNFVHFDKVDIATTRPELMAACVAVAVNPEDKRYSQYVGQEITVPLFGQKVTLIADEDVEPEFGTGAVMICTFGDKQDVRWWVKYELPLIKAIDKQGKMTKAAGKYEGLSIAECREAVIADLKAAGFLYDQKSLEQNVGLCWRCDTPIEILSEPQWFVKIDNDGILKAADEIKWYPEYMKVRLQNWTGTMEWDWCISRQRIFATPIPIWYCKKCGEVMVAEESWLPIDPNEAVPKKACACGSTEFEPETDVLDTWMDSSITALHVTGWESEHELRLPAQIRPQGHDIIRTWAFYTILRSLALEGKRPWDSIVINGMVLGPDGHKMSKSLGNVISPEEVTTQYSADAFRQWGAVGGSTGSDVMFRWKDVVSASRFLQKLWSIYRFSMSHLKDFGQDDAEKFPTDSLLIIDRWLLSKLNRLVDTATKELDDYQFDSTFKAIRGFAWEVLADNYLELVKGRLYGDEPEGRRAAQYVLYRTIKTLSLLLAPFIPFFAEELYSRFSDESVHEQAWPAVDESFINEEAEAAGELIKEITGEVRRYKSELGMALNAPLKKLEIYNANIDTGDLAGATNSKVELMKGAPSFEYVPVEVKPNMGILGPRFRKDAGAIVKALKAESPAEIESQAASGKITVNVDDKPIELEPEAVEIKKEVISGGREVDVIEVRGAVVVIVR, encoded by the coding sequence ATGACAGAATCAGAAATCCCAAAAGAGTATAATGCAAGTGAGGTTGAGGAAAAGTGGATGGAGAAGTGGGACCTCTCCATGTACCATTTCAACTGGGGAGAAGACCCCCGTCCCCAATATATTATCGACACCCCACCTCCTTATCCTACAGGTAATTTCCATATCGGAAACGCGCTTAACTGGTGCTATATCGACTTTGTTGCCCGATACAAACGTATGCGCGGGTACAATGTAATGTTCCCACAGGGCTGGGACTGTCACGGCCTGCCAACCGAAGTCAAGGTTGAAGAAATTCATAAAATAACGAAAAACCAGGTTCCACGGGCCGAGTTCCGCAAGATGTGCAGGGAACTGACTACAGGAAATATCGATAAGATGCGCAAAACAATGCTGCGCCTGGGCTTTTCCGTAGATTGGAGTAACGAATTTATTACTATGGACCCCTCATACTTCGTAAAAACGCAGAAATCCTTTGTCAGGATGTATAATCATGATTATATCTATCATGAAGAACATCCTGTCAACTGGTGCCCCCGCTGCGAAACTGCTATTGCTTTTGCAGAAGTCGAGTATGAAACAAGGCAAACAAAGCTTAATTTCGTCCATTTCGACAAGGTAGATATTGCAACTACCAGGCCGGAACTCATGGCAGCCTGTGTTGCAGTTGCAGTAAACCCTGAAGACAAGCGTTACAGCCAGTATGTAGGTCAGGAAATTACAGTCCCGCTCTTTGGCCAGAAAGTGACTCTGATTGCCGATGAGGATGTTGAGCCTGAATTCGGTACAGGCGCCGTAATGATCTGTACTTTCGGAGATAAGCAGGACGTACGCTGGTGGGTGAAATACGAACTTCCCCTCATAAAGGCCATCGACAAACAGGGCAAAATGACAAAAGCGGCAGGCAAGTATGAAGGCCTGAGCATTGCCGAGTGCAGGGAAGCTGTCATTGCAGACCTGAAGGCTGCAGGTTTCCTTTATGACCAGAAATCTCTTGAGCAGAATGTCGGGCTCTGCTGGCGTTGTGACACCCCGATTGAAATCCTCTCTGAGCCCCAGTGGTTCGTAAAGATCGACAACGACGGCATCCTGAAAGCTGCAGATGAGATCAAATGGTATCCTGAATACATGAAAGTCAGGCTTCAGAACTGGACAGGCACGATGGAATGGGACTGGTGCATCTCCAGACAGAGGATCTTTGCAACCCCAATCCCAATCTGGTATTGCAAGAAGTGCGGGGAAGTAATGGTTGCAGAAGAAAGCTGGCTTCCGATTGACCCGAATGAGGCCGTCCCAAAGAAAGCCTGCGCCTGCGGATCAACCGAGTTTGAGCCTGAAACCGATGTCCTCGACACCTGGATGGACTCCTCGATTACGGCATTACACGTCACGGGCTGGGAAAGCGAGCACGAACTCCGCCTGCCTGCGCAGATCCGTCCACAGGGTCACGATATCATCAGGACCTGGGCCTTTTACACAATCCTGCGGAGCCTGGCTCTTGAAGGCAAGAGACCCTGGGACTCTATAGTGATTAATGGTATGGTGCTCGGGCCTGACGGACATAAGATGAGCAAGTCCCTTGGAAACGTTATCTCTCCTGAAGAAGTAACCACACAGTACAGCGCTGATGCTTTCAGGCAGTGGGGCGCAGTTGGTGGCTCCACAGGTTCGGATGTAATGTTCCGCTGGAAAGATGTGGTTTCAGCTTCTCGTTTCCTTCAGAAACTGTGGAGTATCTACCGATTCTCAATGTCTCACTTGAAGGACTTCGGACAGGATGATGCTGAAAAATTCCCGACTGATTCCCTCCTTATAATTGACAGGTGGCTGCTGAGTAAACTCAACAGGCTTGTAGATACCGCAACAAAGGAGCTTGATGATTACCAGTTTGATTCTACTTTCAAGGCCATAAGAGGTTTTGCCTGGGAAGTCCTTGCTGACAACTATCTGGAGCTCGTAAAAGGCAGGCTTTATGGCGATGAGCCCGAAGGCAGAAGAGCAGCTCAGTATGTGCTCTACAGGACAATAAAAACTCTCTCGCTTCTGCTTGCGCCTTTTATACCCTTCTTTGCAGAAGAGCTGTACTCCAGGTTTAGTGACGAAAGCGTCCATGAACAGGCCTGGCCAGCAGTTGATGAAAGCTTCATAAATGAAGAAGCTGAAGCCGCAGGGGAATTGATTAAAGAGATCACAGGTGAGGTCCGCAGATACAAGTCCGAACTGGGAATGGCACTTAACGCTCCCCTGAAAAAGCTTGAGATATACAATGCAAATATTGACACAGGAGATCTCGCAGGCGCCACAAACTCGAAAGTTGAGTTGATGAAAGGGGCTCCTTCCTTTGAATACGTACCAGTAGAAGTTAAGCCCAATATGGGTATCCTGGGCCCCAGATTCAGAAAAGATGCAGGTGCTATCGTGAAAGCTCTCAAGGCTGAAAGTCCTGCTGAAATTGAATCCCAGGCAGCCTCAGGAAAAATAACCGTTAATGTAGACGACAAACCGATCGAGCTCGAGCCCGAAGCCGTAGAGATAAAGAAAGAAGTGATTTCCGGCGGCAGGGAAGTTGATGTGATCGAAGTCAGAGGTGCGGTTGTTGTAATCGTAAGGTAA
- a CDS encoding type II/IV secretion system ATPase subunit, whose translation MDALPFNPLPAPVNGKRSREDVRLRLTSELREFVGREENSHILDYICRLPLEQVEIPEFHLKISRAMKGIRHPNLIYPIGKGLAVHIYPDKEDIRNYYIPIEPCLFQDMDSTLEAVEKLLIDVIHDEDVDTKDLEEKKKLLERALEKVCIIEEHVNESAEKKSKGLEGNKTVTREKNDKLRLGLIGNLKEAGKVFKMKKWENIRVTPEEFQAIKYLMIRDKIGMGMLEPLLLDSNIEDISCSGLGRVFVEHKVFSSLKTAITFQETEELNSFIIQMSEKVGKPITYRDPIVDTALPDGSRINIVFGEDVSRRGSNFTIRKFMGTPISILELIDFGTIDYIMAAYMWMMLRAGMNCFISGETASGKTTMMNAITTFLPPESKIVSIEDTPELQVPHKNWTREVTRTTREDSGSDVSMFDLLKAALRQRPNEIIIGEIRGVEGSIAFQAMQTGHPVMSTFHAASVEKLIQRLTGDPINVPKNYVDNLNVVIIQSAVNIPGKGMGRRVLSINEIVGYDSYNQAFNFMDIFKWDPATDTFKFTGKNNSYLLEQKIAPRMGIPENQVRKIYSELERKGKILKKIHQAKITNFYDLFNTLIQIEEAGLIS comes from the coding sequence ATGGACGCTCTACCTTTCAACCCGTTGCCTGCACCGGTAAATGGAAAGCGCTCCAGAGAGGATGTACGTTTGAGACTTACTTCAGAATTGCGGGAATTTGTGGGCAGGGAAGAAAATAGTCACATTCTTGATTATATATGCCGACTTCCTCTGGAACAAGTCGAAATCCCGGAGTTCCATTTAAAGATCTCAAGAGCTATGAAAGGTATCAGACACCCAAACCTAATTTATCCTATTGGAAAAGGACTTGCCGTTCACATTTATCCTGATAAAGAAGACATAAGAAATTACTATATCCCGATAGAACCCTGTCTTTTTCAGGATATGGACAGCACACTTGAGGCTGTAGAAAAGCTGCTTATCGACGTTATACATGATGAGGATGTTGATACTAAGGACCTGGAAGAAAAGAAAAAACTTCTGGAAAGGGCCCTTGAAAAGGTTTGCATTATAGAAGAACACGTAAACGAAAGTGCAGAAAAAAAAAGTAAAGGTCTTGAGGGAAATAAAACAGTCACGAGAGAGAAAAATGACAAATTGAGGCTCGGATTGATTGGAAATTTAAAAGAAGCCGGTAAAGTCTTCAAAATGAAAAAATGGGAAAACATCCGGGTAACTCCTGAAGAATTTCAAGCTATCAAATATCTTATGATAAGGGACAAGATCGGAATGGGAATGCTCGAACCTCTGTTGCTGGACTCAAATATAGAAGATATAAGTTGCAGTGGGCTTGGGAGGGTTTTCGTCGAGCATAAGGTATTTTCGTCCCTTAAAACAGCAATTACGTTTCAGGAGACTGAGGAACTTAACTCTTTTATAATACAGATGTCCGAGAAGGTAGGAAAGCCAATCACATATCGAGATCCTATAGTTGATACCGCTCTTCCGGACGGGTCAAGGATTAACATTGTGTTCGGAGAAGATGTATCCAGAAGGGGGAGCAATTTTACCATAAGGAAATTTATGGGAACTCCGATTTCTATTCTTGAGCTTATTGACTTTGGGACAATTGACTACATTATGGCTGCATATATGTGGATGATGCTGAGGGCAGGGATGAACTGCTTTATTTCGGGGGAAACGGCTTCCGGAAAGACCACTATGATGAATGCAATAACTACTTTTCTTCCCCCGGAGTCAAAAATAGTTTCTATTGAAGACACGCCGGAACTGCAGGTTCCCCACAAGAACTGGACCAGAGAGGTTACAAGGACTACAAGAGAGGATAGCGGGTCTGATGTCTCGATGTTTGACCTGTTAAAAGCTGCCCTTCGCCAGCGCCCAAATGAGATTATAATCGGAGAAATCCGTGGAGTAGAAGGCAGCATTGCTTTTCAGGCTATGCAAACAGGGCACCCTGTCATGTCTACTTTCCATGCCGCATCCGTCGAAAAACTCATTCAAAGGCTAACAGGAGACCCTATCAATGTTCCCAAGAACTATGTAGATAACCTGAATGTGGTTATCATCCAGAGCGCGGTAAATATCCCTGGAAAAGGGATGGGAAGGAGAGTCCTGAGCATAAACGAAATCGTAGGCTATGATTCCTATAATCAGGCTTTCAATTTCATGGACATATTTAAGTGGGACCCTGCAACAGATACTTTCAAATTTACGGGAAAAAATAATTCATATTTGCTGGAACAAAAGATTGCTCCGCGTATGGGAATTCCGGAAAACCAGGTCCGAAAAATATATTCCGAACTTGAAAGGAAAGGAAAAATACTCAAGAAGATCCATCAGGCGAAAATTACCAACTTCTACGATCTCTTCAATACTTTGATCCAGATTGAGGAGGCTGGTTTAATATCATGA
- a CDS encoding archaellin/type IV pilin N-terminal domain-containing protein, with protein MKGIFSIFRKDDKAFTGLESAIVLTAFVVVAAVFSYVVLGAGFTTSDTAKKTIDEGVKQTTSSVELAGDVVAKESTATPNTVDTILVTLQLTAGQSPVDIGTSSTDGMLVVSYADSSIYSPVVAWSSLFIGDNDGDTILEQHEKVQLSITVPNTTPDIALLATDGEAENVEFRLEIKPKVGAIVPVTRVTPAQIDPVMVLK; from the coding sequence ATGAAAGGAATTTTTAGCATTTTTAGAAAAGATGATAAAGCCTTTACAGGGCTCGAATCAGCAATTGTGCTGACCGCTTTTGTAGTTGTGGCAGCAGTGTTTTCTTATGTGGTTCTTGGGGCTGGGTTTACAACCTCCGATACCGCCAAGAAGACTATCGACGAAGGTGTAAAGCAGACTACTTCTTCAGTTGAACTTGCAGGTGATGTGGTTGCAAAAGAAAGTACTGCTACACCCAATACAGTAGATACAATACTTGTCACCCTTCAGCTTACAGCCGGACAGTCTCCTGTGGACATAGGAACTAGTAGTACCGATGGAATGCTGGTGGTATCTTATGCTGACAGTTCTATATACAGCCCAGTAGTAGCATGGAGTTCGTTATTTATAGGGGATAACGACGGCGATACGATTCTAGAACAGCATGAGAAAGTGCAATTATCTATCACTGTACCCAATACTACCCCAGACATCGCATTGCTTGCGACTGATGGTGAAGCGGAAAATGTCGAATTCAGACTTGAAATAAAACCGAAGGTAGGTGCAATTGTTCCAGTAACAAGAGTAACTCCCGCACAGATCGACCCGGTTATGGTTCTGAAGTAA
- the flaJ gene encoding archaellar assembly protein FlaJ, translating to MRNVMRPEEKLAYLKAEANQHGFEGYFNLARQLKDTKVVERVNDDMLFLLTYMAAISTADIERDRIFDYAGSQKEYEASKYFRQIHNLASKWGYAYAKACKYISQRLQDEYLSKLFGRMSNILSSGEPEKNFLKQEKLTREEIFSNEYERSIESLKKWTDGYTALMVSVTLVVTIILVSVMIYNITNIGTIAFLVVLLTVFICGIALFIIYKAAPAEKKLHTLSRRSKEQEIIRFLSRILLPLGAISVIVLILIGTELQYILLAITFFTLPIGFFAMIDDRNVNERDSSFPAFVKTLGTLAGTTGITIRSAMEDLDKETIGGLRPGVEELDAGLSLGLKSKLCWDKFIGETGSELINRCSRIFTDAVELGGDPAEIGEIVSSSSLSIVLLRMKRQLVSSGFRGLAITLHVVMIGLLIFIIEIISKFSGLVSGMNESYSSIQGGASGMGMSMFNVTESIPLLYTFTLSVVLILTISNTLVVKIVEGGGNCKLFFYGGLMSGISGLCIIIVPPVVSGVFTFQM from the coding sequence ATGAGAAATGTCATGAGACCTGAGGAGAAACTTGCGTACCTGAAAGCAGAAGCTAACCAGCATGGGTTTGAGGGCTACTTTAATCTTGCACGGCAACTGAAGGACACAAAGGTTGTTGAAAGAGTAAATGACGATATGCTCTTCCTTCTTACTTATATGGCAGCGATTTCAACGGCTGATATTGAAAGAGATAGGATTTTCGATTATGCAGGCTCTCAGAAAGAGTATGAAGCTTCAAAATATTTCAGGCAGATTCATAACCTTGCCTCAAAATGGGGCTATGCATATGCAAAAGCCTGCAAATATATATCTCAGCGATTGCAGGACGAGTACCTTTCAAAGCTTTTTGGACGAATGTCAAATATTCTTTCGTCTGGAGAACCGGAAAAAAACTTTCTGAAGCAAGAAAAACTAACAAGGGAAGAAATATTTTCCAATGAATATGAAAGAAGTATCGAATCCCTGAAAAAATGGACCGATGGATATACTGCCCTGATGGTGTCCGTAACCCTTGTTGTTACTATAATTCTTGTTTCAGTCATGATCTATAATATAACAAATATCGGAACAATTGCTTTTCTTGTTGTATTACTAACTGTTTTTATCTGTGGGATTGCGCTTTTTATTATATATAAAGCCGCTCCTGCTGAAAAGAAGCTTCATACCCTGAGCAGGCGGTCAAAGGAACAGGAAATTATCAGGTTTTTGAGTCGGATTTTGCTTCCGCTGGGAGCAATTTCGGTCATTGTTCTCATTCTAATCGGTACAGAGCTCCAGTATATTTTGCTTGCAATAACTTTCTTTACGCTTCCGATAGGCTTCTTTGCGATGATAGACGACCGAAATGTCAATGAAAGAGATAGTAGTTTTCCCGCATTTGTGAAGACCCTGGGCACTCTTGCAGGAACAACAGGAATCACTATTCGAAGTGCAATGGAGGACCTTGATAAAGAAACTATAGGCGGCCTCAGGCCGGGAGTTGAGGAATTAGATGCAGGGCTTTCCCTGGGACTTAAATCGAAGCTCTGCTGGGATAAATTCATAGGAGAAACAGGTTCCGAACTGATCAACCGATGCTCAAGGATCTTCACGGACGCAGTTGAGCTTGGAGGAGACCCTGCCGAAATAGGAGAAATAGTCTCATCCTCAAGTCTTTCTATTGTACTTCTCAGGATGAAAAGACAGCTGGTCAGTTCCGGTTTTCGCGGCCTTGCCATAACTCTCCATGTTGTTATGATCGGGCTTCTAATCTTTATAATCGAGATAATTTCCAAATTTAGCGGGCTCGTTTCTGGAATGAATGAGTCTTATTCTTCGATTCAGGGAGGCGCTTCCGGAATGGGGATGAGCATGTTCAATGTTACTGAAAGCATACCGTTGCTTTATACATTTACCCTTTCCGTGGTGCTTATTTTAACAATTTCAAATACTCTTGTAGTAAAAATTGTCGAGGGTGGAGGAAACTGTAAGCTCTTTTTCTATGGAGGCTTGATGTCAGGAATTTCCGGGCTATGCATAATCATTGTCCCGCCGGTTGTATCAGGGGTATTTACATTTCAGATGTGA
- the hmgA gene encoding hydroxymethylglutaryl-CoA reductase (NADPH), translating into MFLQDYELSEEEKVLLQKVLDGDVALRKIEEFADPVTSVKIRRLAIQEFAKLEFEHIQNFSIDVEAASKKNIENMIGAVQIPLGVAGLLKVNGEYANSEYYIPLATTEGALVASVNRGCSVITKSGGANVRVFEDEMTRAPVFKFESVIRAKEFYEWVKCPEIFEKMKATAEKTTRFGKLLSVKPFIVGTYVHLRFSYDTKDAMGMNMVTIATDAVMHLIEDEFGAHSITISGNMCTDKKPASISTILGRGKTVVAEVTIPKEIVKETLKCTPESMFEVNYSKNLLGSARAGALGFNAHAANIIAAIYLACGQDAAHVVEGSTAITSMELTKYDEIHCSVTLPALPVGTVGGGTGLGTQRDCLNILDVAGAGDVPGVNSKKFAEIVASAVLAGEINLIGAQAAGHLARAHAQLGRGKF; encoded by the coding sequence ATGTTTTTACAGGATTATGAATTAAGTGAAGAAGAAAAAGTTCTTTTACAAAAGGTTCTGGATGGAGATGTGGCTCTTCGTAAGATTGAGGAGTTTGCAGACCCCGTGACTTCAGTAAAAATCAGACGACTCGCAATACAGGAGTTTGCAAAACTTGAGTTTGAACATATCCAGAATTTTTCCATTGATGTTGAAGCAGCATCGAAAAAGAATATTGAAAATATGATAGGCGCAGTTCAGATTCCTCTCGGAGTTGCTGGACTTTTGAAGGTAAATGGCGAATATGCGAATTCCGAGTACTACATCCCTCTTGCCACAACTGAAGGAGCTCTTGTTGCCAGCGTAAATCGCGGCTGTTCGGTTATCACAAAATCAGGAGGAGCCAATGTCAGGGTCTTCGAAGACGAAATGACGAGAGCGCCTGTTTTTAAGTTTGAGAGTGTTATCAGAGCTAAAGAATTTTATGAGTGGGTAAAATGTCCTGAGATTTTCGAGAAGATGAAAGCCACTGCCGAGAAAACGACACGTTTTGGAAAATTGCTTTCTGTAAAACCCTTCATAGTCGGCACATATGTACACCTCAGGTTCTCGTATGATACAAAAGACGCTATGGGCATGAACATGGTGACTATAGCTACCGACGCGGTGATGCACCTTATAGAAGACGAATTCGGTGCACATTCCATTACCATTTCAGGAAATATGTGTACGGACAAAAAACCTGCTTCCATAAGCACAATTCTCGGAAGAGGAAAAACCGTTGTAGCTGAGGTTACGATTCCAAAGGAAATTGTCAAGGAGACCCTGAAATGTACACCTGAATCCATGTTTGAAGTAAACTACAGCAAAAACCTGCTTGGTTCGGCAAGAGCAGGTGCGCTTGGCTTCAATGCCCATGCTGCAAATATTATTGCTGCGATTTATCTGGCCTGCGGACAGGATGCGGCCCATGTTGTTGAAGGGAGCACTGCAATTACGAGCATGGAGCTTACGAAATATGACGAAATTCACTGCTCTGTTACTCTACCTGCTCTGCCTGTGGGAACCGTTGGCGGAGGCACTGGTCTTGGGACCCAGAGAGATTGCCTGAACATTCTTGACGTTGCAGGCGCAGGTGACGTTCCCGGAGTAAACTCTAAGAAATTTGCGGAAATCGTAGCTTCTGCCGTGCTTGCAGGAGAAATTAACCTTATAGGAGCTCAGGCTGCAGGACATCTTGCCCGTGCCCATGCTCAGCTAGGTCGTGGAAAGTTTTAA
- a CDS encoding ABC transporter permease, which yields MEHSYFDEKLAVSEMKRVWGVLRSNITLTIGVLLFILISMIAVMAPVISPHDPAEMHLEEKLSPPSASFPLGTDQFGRCILSRILYGAQTSFFIAVISTLIIVPAGIIIGMYAGYFSRCDAFLMRLADIFLAFPSIVLSIAIVGVVGPSPAGIILSLSIPGWAKYARLIRGSTLSLKNSGFVEAARAIGASDKYILFRHILPNSYGPIIEIATLGLGSKIISISGLGFLGLGIQPPTPELGTILKDGLVYLQTAPMMALSSGGMIMLFVLAVNLIGSELRSIADPRSDTIEF from the coding sequence ATGGAACACTCATACTTTGATGAAAAACTGGCAGTTTCTGAAATGAAAAGAGTATGGGGAGTTTTGCGGAGCAATATAACGCTTACAATAGGAGTCCTGCTGTTTATTCTTATCTCCATGATAGCTGTAATGGCTCCGGTGATTTCTCCGCATGACCCTGCAGAGATGCATCTTGAAGAAAAGTTATCTCCTCCATCAGCATCTTTTCCCCTTGGGACGGACCAGTTTGGAAGGTGTATTTTAAGCCGTATATTATATGGTGCACAGACTTCATTCTTCATTGCAGTTATTTCAACTCTAATTATCGTGCCTGCAGGAATTATCATAGGAATGTATGCAGGTTATTTCAGCAGGTGCGATGCTTTCTTAATGCGATTGGCAGATATCTTTCTTGCTTTTCCCAGTATAGTTCTTTCAATTGCGATTGTAGGAGTTGTAGGCCCAAGTCCTGCAGGAATTATTCTATCACTTTCCATTCCTGGATGGGCAAAGTATGCACGATTAATCCGGGGATCCACTCTTTCGCTGAAAAATAGCGGGTTCGTTGAGGCAGCCAGGGCAATTGGAGCATCTGATAAATACATTCTTTTCCGCCACATTCTTCCCAACAGTTATGGACCTATTATTGAGATCGCAACGCTTGGATTGGGGTCCAAGATTATTTCAATTTCTGGGCTTGGATTTTTAGGGCTTGGGATTCAGCCTCCTACCCCGGAACTGGGAACAATACTGAAAGATGGACTTGTATACCTTCAGACTGCACCTATGATGGCTTTATCTTCAGGAGGCATGATCATGCTGTTTGTTCTTGCGGTAAATCTCATCGGTTCCGAACTGAGATCTATTGCAGATCCCCGGTCTGATACGATCGAATTTTAA
- a CDS encoding DsrE family protein encodes MTKVKKVLLLLKNMVYESTSPKETLKFAKYYRSKGLDVLVILWGPMGVLLAKKDKIRGSPKYDDTVQECIDMGVQFRCCQLASDMIGLKKEELIPGIDFICSKEVAELFLRYTEENQLIITF; translated from the coding sequence ATGACAAAAGTCAAAAAAGTATTATTGCTGCTAAAAAATATGGTGTACGAAAGCACCAGCCCTAAGGAAACTCTCAAGTTTGCGAAGTACTACAGGAGTAAAGGGCTCGACGTGCTGGTTATTCTGTGGGGGCCTATGGGGGTGCTACTTGCAAAGAAAGATAAAATAAGAGGATCACCCAAGTACGATGACACTGTACAGGAATGTATAGATATGGGAGTGCAGTTTCGGTGCTGTCAGCTTGCCTCGGATATGATCGGGCTTAAAAAAGAAGAATTGATCCCTGGAATCGACTTTATCTGCTCAAAAGAGGTAGCGGAACTCTTTCTGAGATATACTGAAGAAAACCAGTTAATCATTACTTTCTGA
- a CDS encoding ATPase domain-containing protein has protein sequence MGVSSEEALFLENEAFCEEVSDKSETEKKPLEFISSGNLEIDKKLEGGIPAGSLCLLEGAKGSGKSIFMQQIMLGALNQDKKVLALTTEKTSRNLLNNMESLNQDISDYFIIGRSKIFEINASYVEENPDLSNNLLERMLKCVNDCDEELILIDSLTILAVNTSENTLLNFFRECVKLCDKGKTILISVHGYAFSQEVLYRLRSVCDSCLELRIEQVGDKLIKTMEIQKLRGARKTTGNMLSFDVNSECGLKIIPVSKVKA, from the coding sequence ATGGGAGTAAGTTCGGAAGAGGCTTTATTTCTTGAAAATGAAGCATTTTGTGAAGAGGTATCAGATAAATCGGAAACTGAGAAGAAACCCTTAGAATTCATATCCTCAGGAAATCTGGAAATTGATAAGAAACTGGAAGGAGGCATACCCGCAGGTTCTTTATGCCTTCTCGAAGGAGCAAAAGGTAGTGGAAAATCAATTTTCATGCAGCAGATTATGTTGGGAGCTCTCAACCAGGATAAAAAAGTTTTAGCTTTGACGACAGAAAAAACCTCCCGAAACCTGTTGAATAATATGGAAAGCCTGAATCAGGACATATCAGATTATTTCATAATAGGCAGGTCAAAGATTTTTGAAATAAATGCAAGCTATGTTGAAGAAAATCCCGATCTAAGTAATAATCTGCTAGAGAGGATGCTCAAATGCGTAAACGACTGTGACGAAGAACTTATCCTGATCGATTCTTTAACGATTTTAGCGGTTAACACTTCTGAAAATACCTTATTGAATTTTTTTAGGGAATGTGTAAAACTTTGTGATAAAGGAAAGACTATTTTAATAAGTGTTCATGGGTATGCATTCTCCCAGGAAGTGCTTTACAGGCTAAGATCCGTTTGCGATTCATGCCTGGAACTGAGAATTGAACAGGTCGGAGATAAACTGATAAAGACTATGGAAATTCAGAAGTTGAGGGGTGCCAGAAAAACTACTGGAAATATGTTAAGTTTTGATGTGAACAGTGAATGTGGACTTAAAATAATTCCAGTTTCGAAAGTCAAAGCCTGA